Proteins encoded in a region of the Vicia villosa cultivar HV-30 ecotype Madison, WI linkage group LG5, Vvil1.0, whole genome shotgun sequence genome:
- the LOC131605975 gene encoding uncharacterized protein LOC131605975 codes for MVSDNNNVHRNGDPFNLDSMLQDTAAANGQAQSRRYETDSRDGQPASSSTEASMQHENQQDDNHSTHVDIPVPENVDSATITLLAAINRTNRLLFQQYQRIITLEKKQRSRSPPRRRHRLGSPSRSSTHPRRTYRHRSYTPSSRRKDTPSPRRGRGRQNSDSPSPQPRTRGQELERKIMVEPKKHGRTPPRKERRPSQEENHRQETLTHRLSSPTTSSV; via the coding sequence ATGGTCAGCGACAACAACAACGTTCACCGTAATGGTGACCCTTTCAACCTTGACAGCATGCTCCAAGACACCGCTGCTGCGAACGGGCAAGCTCAGTCTAGGCGCTACGAAACCGACTCCAGGGATGGGCAGCCAGCCTCATCCTCGACGGAAGCCTCCATGCAGCACGAGAATCAACAAGATGACAACCACTCCACCCACGTGGATATCCCTGTGCCCGAGAATGTTGATTCGGCCACAATAACCCTGCTCGCCGCCATCAACCGGACCAACCGCCTCTTGTTCCAACAATACCAGAGAATCATCACGCTAGAAAAGAAGCAACGATCTCGCTCTCCCCCGCGAAGACGTCATCGGCTTGGCTCTCCTTCCCGCTCCTCAACACACCCTAGAAGAACTTATCGACACAGGTCCTACACGCCATCTTCTCGTCGAAAGGACACTCCGTCCCCGAGACGAGGACGAGGACGACAAAATTCTGATAGCCCTTCACCACAACCACGCACCCGTGGGCAGGAGTTAGAAAGGAAGATCATGGTTGAGCCAAAGAAACATGGGCGCACACCTCCCCGCAAGGAACGCCGCCCCTCCCAAGAAGAAAACCATCGACAAGAAACGTTGACCCATAGACTCTCCTCGCCGACGACATCATCGGTATGA